The Macaca nemestrina isolate mMacNem1 chromosome 12, mMacNem.hap1, whole genome shotgun sequence genome contains a region encoding:
- the LOC105469466 gene encoding nuclear RNA export factor 1, with the protein MADEGKSYSEHDDERVNFPQRKKKGRGPFRWKYGEGNRRSGRGGSGIRSSRLEEDDGDVAMSDAQDGPRVRYNPYTTRPNRRGDTWHDRDRIHVTVRRDRAPPERGGAGTSQDGTSKNWFKITIPYGRKYDKAWLLSMIQSKCSVPFTPIEFHYENTRAQFFVEDASTASALKAVNYKILDRENRRISIIINSSAPPHTILNELKPEQVEQLKLIMSKRYDGSQQALDLKGLRSDPDLVAQNIDVVLNRRSCMAATLRIIEENIPELLSLNLSNNRLYRLDDMSSIVQKAPNLKILNLSGNELKSERELDKIKGLKLEELWLDGNSLCDTFRDQSTYISAIRERFPKLLRLDGHELPPPIAFDVEAPTTLPPCKGSYFGTENLKSLVLHFLQQYYAIYDSGDRQGLLDAYHDGACCSLSIPFIPQNPARSSLAEYFKDSRNVKKLKDPTLRFRLLKHTRLNVVAFLNELPKTQHDVNSFVVDISAQTSTLLCFSVNGVFKEVDGKSRDSLRAFTRTFIAVPASNSGLCIVNDELFVRNASSEEIQRAFAMPAPTPSSSPVPTLSPEQQEMLQAFSTQSGMNLEWSQKCLQDNNWDYTRSAQAFTHLKAKGEIPEVAFMK; encoded by the exons ATGGCGGACGAGGGGAAGTCGTACAGCG AACACGATGATGAACGCGTTAATTtccctcaaagaaagaaaaaaggccggGGTCCCTTCCGGTGGAAATATGGTGAAGGAAACCGTAGGTCTGGAAGAGGCGGTTCTGGTATTCGGTCTTCCCGCCTGGAGGAAGATGATGGAGATGTGGCAATGAGTGATGCCCAGGATGGTCCCCGAGTACGATA CAACCCCTATACCACCCGACCTAACCGTCGGGGTGATACTTGGCATGATCGAGATCGCATTCATGTTACTGTGCGGAGAGACAGAGCTCCCCCAGAGAGAGGAGGGGCTGGCACCAGCCAGGATGGGACCTCAAAGAACTGGTTCAAGATTACA ATTCCTTATGGCAGAAAGTATGACAAGGCATGGCTCCTGAGCATGATTCAGAGCAAGTGCAGTGTGCCCTTCACCCCTATTGAG TTTCACTATGAGAATACACGGGCCCAGTTCTTCGTTGAGGACGCCAGCACTGCCTCTGCATTGAAGGCTGTCAACTATAAGATTTTGGATCGGGAGAACCGAAGG ATATCTATCATCATCAACTCTTCTGCTCCGCCCCACACTATACTGAATGAACTGAAGCCAGAACAAGTAGAACAGCTAAAG CTGATCATGAGCAAACGATACGATGGCTCCCAGCAAGCCCTTGACCTCAAGGGCCTCCGTTCAGACCCAG ATTTGGTGGCCCAGAACATTGACGTTGTCCTGAATCGCAGAAGCTGTATGGCAGCTACCCTGAGGATCATTGAAGAGAACATCCCTGAG CTATTGTCCTTGAACTTGAGCAACAACAGGCTATACAGGCTGGATGACATGTCTAGCATTGTTCAGAAGGCGCCCAACCTGAAGATCCTAAACCTTTCTGGAAATGAA TTGAAGTCTGAGCGGGAGTTGGACAAGATAAAGGGGCTGAAACTAGAAGAGCTCTGGCTCGACGGAAACTCCTTGTGTGACACCTTCCGAGACCAGTCCACCTACATCAG CGCCATTCGCGAACGATTTCCCAAGTTATTACGCCTG GATGGCCATGAGCTACCCCCGCCAATTGCCTTTGATGTTGAAGCCCCCACGACGTTACCGCCCTGCAAG GGAAGCTATTTTGGAACAGAAAACTTGAAGAGTCTGGTCCTGCACTTCCTACAACA GTACTATGCAATTTATGACTCTGGAGACCGGCAAGGGCTCCTGGATGCCTACCATGATGGGGCCTGCTGTTCCCTGAGCATTCCTTTCATTCCTCAGAACCCTGCCCG AAGCAGCTTGGCCGAGTATTTCAAGGATAGCAGAAATGTGAAGAAGCTTAAAGACCCTA CCTTGCGGTTCCGGCTGCTGAAGCACACGCGTCTCAACGTTGTTGCCTTCCTCAACGAGTTGCCCAAAACCCAGCATGACGTCAATTCCTTCGTGGTAGACATAAGCGCCCAGACA AGTACACTGCTGTGTTTTTCTGTCAATGGAGTCTTCAAGGAAG TGGACGGAAAGTCCCGGGATTCTTTGCGAGCCTTCACCCGGACGTTCATTGCTGTTCCTGCTAGCAATTCAGG GCTATGCATTGTAAACGACGAGCTATTTGTGCGGAATGCCAGTTCTGAAGAGATCCAAAGAGCCTTCGCTATGCCTGCGCCCACGCCTTCCTCCAGCCCAGTGCCCACCCTCTCTCCAGAGCAGCAGGAAATGTTGCAGGCATTCTCTACCCAGTCTGGCATGAACCTCGAGTGGTCCCAGAA GTGCCTTCAGGACAACAACTGGGACTACACCAGATCTGCCCAGGCCTTCACTCATCTCAAG GCCAAGGGCGAGATCCCAGAAGTGGCATTCATGAAGTGA
- the LOC105469464 gene encoding transmembrane protein 223, with the protein MAAPWRRWPTGLLTVLRPLPTRRPLQGATLQRDVLLFEHDRGRFFTILGLFCAGQGVFWASLAVVAVSRHPVRVKPLDAEVPNRGPFDLRSALWRYGLAVGCGAIGALVLGAGLLFSLRSVRSVVLRAGGQQVTLTTHAPFGLWAHFTVPLKQVSCMAHRDEVPAMLPLKVKGRRFYFLLDKAGHFPNTKLFDNTVGAYRSL; encoded by the exons ATGGCGGCGCCTTGGAGGCGGTGGCCCACGGGGCTGCTAACTGTGCTGCGACCCCTGCCCACGCGCCGGCCCCTGCAAGGCGCGACGCTGCAACGGGATGTGTTGCTCTTTGAGCATGATCGGGGCCGCTTCTTCACCATCCTCGGGCTGTTCTGCGCGGGCCAGGGCGTCTTCTGGGCCTCCCTGGCTGTGGTAGCCGTGTCCCGGCACCCGGTCCGGGTGAAGCCTCTGGATGCGGAGGTCCCAAACCGTGGCCCCTTCGACCTGCGCTCCGCGCTCTGGCGCTATGGTCTGGCCGTCGGCTGCGGCGCCATCG GAGCCCTCGTACTCGGTGCTggtcttctcttctctctccggTCTGTGCGCTCAGTGGTGCTTCGAGCTGGAGGGCAGCAGGTGACCCTCACCACTCATGCCCCTTTTGGCTTGTGGGCCCATTTCACAGTTCCTTTGAAGCAGGTATCTTGCATGGCCCACCGAGATGAAGTCCCTGCCATGCTACCTCTGAAAGTCAAAGGCCGACGCTTCTATTTCCTCTTGGACAAAGCTGGACACTTCCCTAACACAAAACTCTTTGACAATACTGTGGGTGCCTACCGGAGCTTGTGA